One genomic window of Polyangium aurulentum includes the following:
- a CDS encoding glycosyltransferase family 2 protein: MSSGNNGGTNGSGGKPSPRISIVIPVYNEEAILHAAVVDLRERLKPLEWNYEIVLAENGSRDATVEIAEELAGKYHEVRYFSFGQPNYGGALRRGIEEARGEIVLCDEIDLCDTDFHQRAVDFLTGGGVDMVIGSKLLQGSADERPMARHAASIFYNGLLRATLGFQGTDTHGLKAFVRAKLLPIARACVVEKDVFASEFVIRAYRAGLVVREIPVRVKEKRPPSINLAKRVPNVLKSLAKLTWAIRVRG, translated from the coding sequence ATGAGCAGCGGAAACAACGGGGGAACCAACGGATCCGGCGGGAAGCCTTCGCCGCGCATCTCGATCGTGATCCCGGTCTACAACGAGGAGGCGATCCTGCACGCGGCGGTGGTCGACCTTCGCGAGCGGCTGAAGCCCCTCGAATGGAATTACGAGATCGTGCTTGCGGAGAACGGCTCGCGCGACGCGACCGTGGAGATCGCCGAGGAGCTCGCGGGCAAATACCACGAGGTGCGCTATTTCTCGTTCGGGCAGCCGAACTACGGGGGCGCGCTGCGGCGCGGGATCGAGGAGGCGCGCGGGGAGATCGTGCTCTGCGACGAGATCGATCTCTGCGACACCGATTTCCACCAGCGCGCGGTCGATTTCTTGACGGGCGGCGGTGTCGACATGGTGATCGGCTCGAAGCTCTTGCAGGGCTCCGCCGACGAGCGGCCGATGGCGCGGCACGCGGCGAGCATCTTCTATAATGGCCTGCTGCGGGCGACCTTGGGATTTCAGGGGACGGACACGCACGGATTGAAGGCGTTCGTGCGTGCGAAGCTCTTGCCGATCGCGCGGGCGTGCGTGGTGGAGAAGGACGTCTTCGCGAGCGAATTCGTGATCCGCGCGTACCGTGCGGGCCTCGTGGTGCGGGAGATCCCGGTGCGCGTGAAGGAGAAGCGGCCGCCGTCGATCAACCTGGCGAAGCGAGTGCCGAACGTGCTGAAGAGCCTGGCGAAGCTGACGTGGGCAATCCGTGTGCGGGGCTGA
- a CDS encoding protoporphyrinogen/coproporphyrinogen oxidase yields MIHAPRTPVAILGAGLTGMSASHHLGRAGAPHRLFERLEQPGGHAITLEDEGYRFDRTGHLLHLRDPELRALALGWIGDDWIEIDRRSRIWSHGTYTRYPFQANTFGLPPAVAYECLHGFIQAHFAKDKPAPRNFEEFCLQHFGEGISRHFMIPYNTRLWGVSPREITPDWCSRFVPMPKLEDVLAGAVGLNDRELGYNARFVYPRLGIGRLAEGMAAALPERLELGRAPRAIDWKKRELHFEDEVVPYDVLVSTLPLPALVRTLVDPPPAVLEAARRLRCTHLYYLDVALEGPCGEPLHWVYVPEEKYPFYRVGCYSNFSEAMAPPGKANLYVELADRAEPNLPELLPRVAEGLVEMGLIDSPRAIRFARVRRIDHAYVVFDHDYFPSLEAIVPFLEANRIVTAGRYGGWNYSSMEDALRFGREAAAKAGALLGSAR; encoded by the coding sequence ATGATTCACGCTCCTCGAACCCCCGTCGCGATCCTCGGCGCTGGCCTGACCGGCATGTCGGCTTCGCACCATCTCGGTCGCGCAGGCGCGCCGCACCGGCTGTTCGAGCGTCTGGAGCAGCCGGGCGGGCACGCGATCACGCTCGAGGACGAGGGATACCGCTTCGATCGGACCGGGCACCTGCTTCACCTGCGCGATCCGGAGCTGCGCGCGCTCGCGCTCGGCTGGATCGGCGACGACTGGATCGAGATCGACCGTCGCTCGCGCATCTGGTCGCACGGCACCTACACGCGCTATCCGTTTCAGGCCAACACCTTCGGCCTGCCGCCCGCGGTCGCATACGAATGCCTGCACGGGTTCATCCAGGCGCATTTCGCGAAGGACAAGCCCGCGCCGAGGAACTTCGAGGAGTTCTGCCTCCAGCATTTCGGCGAGGGAATCAGCCGGCATTTCATGATCCCGTACAACACGCGGCTGTGGGGCGTGTCGCCGCGGGAGATCACGCCCGACTGGTGCTCGCGCTTCGTGCCGATGCCGAAGCTCGAGGACGTGCTGGCGGGCGCGGTGGGGCTGAACGACCGGGAGCTCGGGTACAACGCGCGCTTCGTCTATCCGAGGCTCGGGATTGGCAGGCTCGCGGAGGGGATGGCGGCGGCATTGCCGGAGCGGCTGGAGCTGGGGCGTGCGCCGCGGGCGATCGACTGGAAGAAGCGGGAGCTTCATTTCGAGGACGAGGTGGTGCCGTACGACGTGCTCGTCTCGACCCTGCCCCTGCCTGCGCTCGTACGGACGCTCGTCGATCCGCCGCCTGCGGTGCTGGAGGCGGCGCGGCGGCTGCGGTGCACGCACCTGTATTATCTCGACGTCGCGCTCGAGGGCCCGTGCGGCGAGCCATTGCACTGGGTGTACGTGCCCGAGGAGAAGTATCCGTTTTACCGGGTGGGCTGCTATTCGAACTTCTCGGAGGCGATGGCGCCGCCTGGCAAGGCGAACCTGTACGTGGAGCTCGCGGACCGGGCGGAGCCGAACCTGCCGGAGCTTTTGCCGCGGGTCGCGGAGGGGCTCGTGGAGATGGGCCTCATCGACTCGCCGCGGGCGATCCGATTCGCGCGGGTGCGGCGAATCGACCACGCGTACGTGGTGTTCGATCACGACTACTTCCCGTCGCTCGAGGCCATCGTGCCGTTTCTCGAAGCGAACCGCATCGTGACGGCGGGGCGTTATGGCGGTTGGAATTATTCGTCGATGGAGGACGCCCTGCGTTTCGGCCGCGAGGCCGCCGCGAAGGCGGGCGCCCTGCTCGGGAGCGCGCGATGA
- a CDS encoding N-acyl-D-amino-acid deacylase family protein: protein MQGDFDLVISSGSVVDGTGRPRFEADVGVRDGRIAAVALPGALSGRRTIDAKGRAVAPGFVDIHSHADWVLPLPDHEEILAPMLRQGVTTLVVGNCGHSLAPLTDASERLVEGSSEILRDRTFPYAWRSTAEMLDTLEAGGLALNAAFLAGHGTVRQAVMGNEAAAPDRTQLEEMRRLTRQSLREGAFGLSAGLAYTPGVFAKADELTALCGVVAEEGAIFTVHGRAYTWISPFYKPMLLPPAHNVRSVDELLSVARQSGAKLQLSHQIFIGRRTWRTHRTVLAHIDEAASSGVDVAFDAFPYTAGNTTINAILPAWVLDRFRERIRDPKIIKRLRREFTMFRFALGLDWPDITVLWGGGPAELGAFEGMNLAQIAERMGVEPFDAYVHVARESDGHARVLIGTYSGDGEHEEPLRAVLSHRLCAFETDTILVRRGRHNPASFGTFPRVLGRYQRELGLFSLEEAVRRMTSFPAERIGLPGIGRIVPGNAADLVLFDAATVGDSEPEGAPRGIDKVLISGQVVVDGGEVVGGPRRGRLLRRR, encoded by the coding sequence ATGCAGGGCGATTTCGATCTCGTGATCTCGAGCGGCTCGGTGGTCGACGGCACTGGGAGGCCTCGCTTCGAGGCGGACGTGGGCGTGCGGGACGGGCGCATCGCGGCCGTTGCCCTGCCAGGCGCGCTCTCGGGACGCCGAACGATCGACGCCAAAGGCCGCGCGGTCGCGCCGGGTTTCGTGGACATCCACTCGCACGCCGACTGGGTGCTGCCGCTGCCCGATCACGAGGAGATCCTGGCCCCGATGCTGCGCCAGGGCGTGACGACGCTGGTCGTCGGCAACTGCGGGCACTCGCTCGCGCCGCTCACCGACGCCTCCGAGCGCCTCGTCGAGGGGTCGAGCGAGATCTTACGAGACCGTACTTTCCCGTACGCGTGGCGCTCGACGGCCGAGATGCTCGACACGCTCGAGGCGGGCGGGCTCGCGCTGAACGCGGCCTTCCTCGCGGGCCACGGGACCGTGCGACAGGCGGTGATGGGCAACGAGGCGGCAGCGCCGGATCGCACGCAGCTCGAGGAGATGCGGCGCCTGACGCGGCAGTCGCTGCGCGAGGGGGCGTTCGGCCTCTCGGCGGGGCTCGCGTACACGCCGGGCGTCTTCGCGAAGGCGGACGAGCTGACCGCGCTCTGCGGCGTGGTGGCCGAGGAGGGCGCGATCTTCACCGTGCACGGCCGCGCGTACACGTGGATCTCGCCGTTCTACAAGCCCATGCTGCTGCCGCCCGCGCACAACGTCCGCTCAGTCGACGAGCTGCTCTCCGTCGCGCGGCAGAGCGGGGCGAAGCTCCAGCTCTCGCATCAGATCTTCATCGGCCGGCGCACCTGGCGCACGCATCGCACGGTGCTCGCGCACATCGACGAGGCGGCCTCTTCCGGCGTCGACGTCGCCTTCGACGCATTCCCGTACACGGCGGGCAACACGACCATCAATGCGATCCTCCCCGCGTGGGTGCTCGACCGCTTCCGCGAGCGCATCCGCGATCCGAAGATCATCAAGCGGCTGCGGCGCGAGTTCACGATGTTCCGGTTCGCGCTCGGACTCGACTGGCCGGACATCACCGTGCTCTGGGGCGGCGGGCCGGCGGAGCTCGGGGCGTTCGAGGGCATGAACCTCGCGCAGATCGCCGAGCGGATGGGCGTCGAGCCCTTCGACGCGTACGTGCACGTCGCGCGCGAGAGCGACGGACATGCGCGCGTGCTCATCGGCACCTACTCGGGCGACGGCGAGCACGAGGAGCCTCTGCGGGCCGTGCTCTCGCACCGGCTCTGCGCCTTCGAGACCGACACGATCCTCGTACGCCGCGGCCGGCACAACCCCGCCTCGTTCGGCACGTTCCCGCGCGTGCTCGGCCGCTACCAGCGCGAGCTCGGGCTCTTCTCGCTCGAAGAGGCCGTCCGGCGCATGACCTCGTTCCCCGCCGAGCGTATCGGGCTGCCGGGGATCGGGCGCATCGTGCCCGGGAACGCGGCGGACCTCGTGCTTTTCGACGCGGCGACCGTGGGCGACAGCGAGCCCGAAGGTGCTCCGCGCGGGATCGACAAGGTGTTGATCAGCGGGCAGGTCGTCGTGGATGGGGGCGAGGTGGTCGGTGGGCCGCGGCGGGGGAGGCTGCTTCGGCGGCGATAG
- a CDS encoding aconitase family protein — translation MPIPRRTTVRVEGRILYLTEDPELLKTQLQGGSVDVDPERQPLINNISTDELTPGWVCYYYDETLARYCLVGLRGGLIERDAIKNGGFGVIVSGRSKGCGSSRETAPYSEREAGIQIVVARNIEKIYGQNCQNIGLLTTTDFGVLERVRRGEEIPISEFTRGLDPISRDVVEYGGLFTYNKARMAGEVSPPTITTAARPMTLCEKIIAAHAIVDAKTGKIGVPAVAPGDSLFVRTDVRFSHEYVTPMAESLFRAGFGADAKVEHPESVYAFRDHLTFLDLVMPEAHKKMGLQEQAASLATVQQAFTDKHRVKLYGEVVREGKTVGSEAICHNKVIEEIALPGQIVAGTDSHTCMAGALGCFAFGVGSTDMANAWLTRDVRVAVPESVRFNLQGRLRAGVTAKDVMLHLLSQPFWKSGDGIGKVLEFAGEGVRAMGLDERATLTNMAVEAGGFTGIIEADEVVVDYLVKQRGLDADSVRARIVRADPDAQYMASFDVDLGAIEPMVATPGDPRNGVPLRSLNEVSGGEVKIDIAYGGSCTGGKKADMDMYAAVLARAVEQGKRVAEGVHLYIQFGSQDIRRYAEQKGYIDIFERAGAELVDPSCGACIKAGPGVSGTPSEVTVSAINRNFPGRSGPGKVYLASPLVVAASAIAGRIVGPSEAGL, via the coding sequence ATGCCCATTCCGCGTCGCACAACCGTTCGCGTCGAAGGACGCATCCTCTACCTGACCGAGGATCCCGAGCTCCTGAAGACGCAGCTCCAGGGAGGCTCGGTCGACGTGGATCCCGAGCGCCAGCCGCTCATCAACAACATCAGCACCGACGAGCTGACGCCCGGCTGGGTTTGTTACTACTACGACGAGACGCTCGCGCGTTACTGCCTGGTCGGCCTGCGCGGCGGGCTCATCGAGCGCGACGCCATCAAGAACGGCGGCTTCGGCGTCATCGTGAGCGGCCGATCGAAGGGCTGCGGCAGCTCGCGCGAGACCGCGCCCTACTCCGAGCGCGAGGCCGGCATCCAGATCGTCGTCGCCCGCAACATCGAGAAGATCTACGGGCAGAACTGCCAGAACATCGGCCTCCTCACGACGACCGACTTCGGCGTCCTCGAGCGCGTCCGCCGCGGCGAGGAGATCCCGATCTCGGAGTTCACGCGCGGGCTCGACCCGATCAGCCGCGACGTCGTCGAGTACGGCGGCCTGTTCACCTACAACAAGGCGCGCATGGCGGGCGAGGTCTCGCCTCCGACGATCACCACGGCCGCGCGGCCGATGACCCTGTGCGAGAAGATCATCGCCGCGCACGCGATCGTCGACGCCAAGACGGGCAAGATCGGCGTGCCCGCGGTCGCTCCCGGCGACTCGCTCTTCGTGCGCACCGACGTGCGCTTCTCGCACGAGTACGTCACGCCCATGGCCGAGTCGCTCTTCCGCGCGGGCTTCGGCGCGGACGCGAAGGTCGAGCACCCGGAGAGCGTCTACGCGTTCCGCGATCACCTGACCTTCCTCGACCTCGTCATGCCCGAGGCGCACAAGAAGATGGGCCTGCAGGAGCAGGCCGCGTCGCTCGCGACCGTGCAGCAGGCGTTCACGGACAAACACCGCGTCAAGCTCTACGGCGAGGTCGTTCGCGAGGGCAAGACGGTGGGCAGCGAGGCGATCTGCCACAACAAGGTGATCGAGGAGATCGCGCTCCCCGGCCAGATCGTCGCGGGCACGGACTCGCACACGTGCATGGCCGGCGCGCTCGGGTGCTTCGCGTTCGGCGTCGGGTCGACCGACATGGCGAACGCCTGGCTCACGCGCGACGTGCGCGTGGCCGTGCCCGAGTCGGTGCGCTTCAACCTGCAAGGGCGCCTGCGCGCGGGCGTCACGGCCAAGGACGTGATGCTCCATCTGCTCTCGCAGCCGTTCTGGAAGAGCGGCGACGGCATCGGCAAGGTGCTCGAGTTCGCGGGCGAGGGCGTGCGGGCCATGGGCCTCGACGAGCGCGCCACGCTCACCAACATGGCCGTCGAGGCGGGCGGCTTCACGGGCATCATCGAGGCCGACGAGGTCGTCGTCGACTACCTCGTCAAGCAGCGCGGGCTCGACGCCGACAGCGTGCGCGCGCGCATCGTCCGCGCCGATCCGGACGCCCAGTACATGGCCTCGTTCGACGTCGACCTCGGCGCGATCGAGCCGATGGTCGCGACGCCTGGCGACCCCCGCAACGGCGTGCCCCTGCGCTCGCTGAACGAGGTCTCGGGCGGCGAGGTGAAGATCGACATCGCGTACGGCGGCTCGTGCACGGGCGGCAAGAAGGCGGACATGGACATGTACGCCGCGGTGCTCGCCCGCGCCGTCGAGCAGGGCAAGCGCGTCGCCGAGGGCGTGCACCTGTACATCCAGTTCGGCTCGCAGGACATCCGCCGCTACGCCGAGCAGAAGGGCTACATCGACATCTTCGAGCGCGCCGGCGCCGAGCTCGTCGACCCCTCCTGCGGCGCGTGCATCAAGGCGGGCCCCGGCGTGTCGGGCACGCCGAGCGAGGTGACCGTCTCCGCGATCAACCGCAACTTCCCCGGCCGCTCCGGCCCCGGGAAGGTCTACCTCGCGAGCCCGCTCGTCGTGGCCGCGAGCGCGATCGCAGGCCGGATCGTCGGC